The Acidithiobacillus thiooxidans ATCC 19377 DNA window TTACTGGGCCTGTTGGGAGCCTATCTGGTCAGCCTGGCAATGACGCGTCCCGTATTAAGACTACTGGATGAAATTGAAAGCATGGAAGACCGTCTTGGCCTCGACAAGAAGTTCACCCTTGTCCGCACTCCCCAGTCGGGCGACGAACTGTACCGCCTGGAATGGGCTTTTCGCTTCACCGAACAGCGCCTCAGGGAACATTTGCTGGAGCTTCGTCAGCTGCACCAGCGCCAACAGGCCATGCAATGTATGGCCACCATTGGTGAAATGTCTGCACAGGTGGCCCATGAAATCCGCAATGCCCTGTCCTCCCTGCGCGGTGCCGCACGTTACCTGGTACGCTATGGTCAGGCTGACAATCAGGGCGATTTTATCCGCATCATTGAAGAAGAAGTGCAGCGCCTGTATGACATGACACAGGGCTTTCTGGACTTTGGCCGGCCCTACGCGGCGATTCCTGTCGACACGCAAATCCGGCATCTGCTGGAGCGGTGTCTATCCAGGCATCGCGCAGACCTGGAGACCAAAACCATTATGGCCACTCTGGATTGCCCGGAATCCCTGCATGCCATGCTGGACCCTTCCCTGATCGAACAGGCTTTGAGCAATCTGATTCTCAATGCCATTGATGCCCTGCCCATGCAAGATGGGGAACTGCATCTTGCTGCAGAAAAATCCGGGCTTGCGCAGCTGGACATTATGGTTTCTGATAATGGGCCGGGCATTCCTCCGGAAAAACGGAAGAACATTTTCAAACCCTATGTCACCACCAAAACCAAGGGTAGCGGTCTGGGATTGGCCGTGGTCACCAAAATCATGATGGTGCATGATGGCAGCGTAGAATTGTGCGAAACCCATTCCGGTGCCAGATTCATTCTCCATTTGCCCTGTAAGCTTCCCCTGTCATCCTGATGATGACCATGACCAAAAAATTTCTGAGACCGACCCTATAAACATGCAAAATCTGATTTTAATTGTAGAAGATGAAAAAAACCTTCGCTGTGTTTTGGCAGCGGTACTGACTGCCGAGGGTTTCCAGGTACTGGAAGCCGAAAATGGCGAACAGGCGCTGGCAATCATTGCAAGCAATGCACCCGACTTGATCCTGACTGATCAGCGCCTTCCCGGGCTTTCCGGCACCGAACTATTGCGCAATATCAAGGCGACGCATCCTGAAATACCGGTCATTATTACGACAGCCTACGGAGAAATTGAGCAGGCGGTCGAAGCCATCAAGGCGGGTGCCGAACATTATCTGACTAAACCGGTTGATGAGGGCGAACTGATCGCCTTGATTCGCCAAACCCTGGGACGTCGTGGCAGGTCACTACCCCCCATGCGTCAGGAGCCACGCCGGCACGGCTTGATCGGAGTCAGCCGCGCTATCGAAGCCCTGCTGGAAACCATTGATCTGGTAGCTCCAGCTCCCTCCAATGTGCTGATTACCGGAGAATCCGGGACCGGTAAGGAGCTGGTTGCGCGTGCCTTGCATCAAGCTTCCAATCGGGCCGACCAACCTTTTGTCGCTTTTAACTGTGGCGCCATTCCCCTGGAGTTGGTGGAAAGTGAAATTTTTGGCTATGAAAAAGGCGCCTTTACGGGAGCGACCCGTACGCAAGCTGGCAAACTAGAAATGGCTGGTGCCGGAACCCTTTTTCTGGATGAAGTGGGAGATATGCCTCTCGCCATGCAGGTCAAACTGCTCCGCGCCCTGCAGGAACGGGAATTTACCCGTCTGGGCACCCATCAACCCTTGCGCATGTTGGCCCGGATCGTGGCAGCCACCCACATGGATCTGGCCAAGGCCGTAGCTGAAGGCCGGTTCCGGGAAGATCTCTATTATCGGCTGAATGTCATTCCGCTCCATATTCCTCCGCTGCGCGAGCGACGCGCGGACATCGCACCGCTGGTACATCATTTTCTGGAACAAATCTGCAGCGTCATTGGCAGTAGCCCGACCGTAACCATCAGCAGTGAAGCCCTGGCTGCCCTGGAGGCCTATGAGTGGCCCGGCAATATCAGACAACTTGAAAACCTTCTGGAACGGATGGTGGTGCTCAATCGTCATGGACACATACAGCGGCAGGACCTCCCTCCCGACATCTGCCAGCAAAATGCTGGGGCTGGTGGATCCGGTACGGCAAGCCCCTTTGATTTACCTGCCCTGGAAAGGCAAACCGTGCTCAGCGCCCTCGAAAAAACCCGGTTTAATCAAAGTCAGGCGGCTGTTCTTCTGGGTATCAGCCGCAAACAATTGCGGACCAAAATGAAAAATATCGGCCTGCTTGGCGACCAGGATTCTGAAGAAGACAACCTCGATAACTGATCCATTGCAGGGACCGGTGCGAAACATCTGGTCCTTTTGGCACACTGTTTTTTCTCTCGACTGCCCCTTCTCTTGCTCGCGGCAACACCCTCACCCGCACAGCGCCTTTGTACCGTCCGGCCTGAATCATTGAAAAACACCTATTGATCCAGATTTAGGGCTGAAAATGCCGTAAAAATGGCTAAAAAAACGGTACCAGAAATTATACATTACAGACTATTTTATTGTTTATTATAAGAAGCCATTCTGTCTAAAATGATGGCACAAAAGCTGCTAATTAATCTTGCCGCGCCAGTAGGTCGCGCTGCATTAAAGGAGCATTTTATGAAGCACAGAAATAAACAGCTGGCTCAGATCGGTTTGCTGGTGACGGGTATTTCCTGTCTGGGATTTAGCCTAAATGGCGCAGCGGCAGAAGCGCCGGGCAACGTCAGCAGTATTCAGGCCGGCAAAGCTATTGCCTTCAATCGCGCTCAGGGAAACTGTCTTGCCTGCCACGCTCTACCGGGCGGAACCATGGCGGGCAATGTGGGTCCGGCCCTGCCCATGCAGGGGGTGACCTTTCAGCAGATGTTTCAGACCAAGGAAAAACTTGTCGCTTTTTTAGGTGATCCTGAAAAACTATTTCCTTACGCAAACATGCCGGAATTTGGCAAGAACAAAGTGCTGACGCAGACACAGTTAGAGCAGGTTGCCGACTATTTGTGGTCTTTGAAGTAAATAATCCATCTGTAATTCCTAAGGAGACAATAATGATGAGTAAACCCATTGAGCGACGCCAGTTTTTAGGTGCCAGCCTGGCTACAGGGGCCGTAGCTACGGCTGCTGGTCTTGGCTTGATCAAGCCTCAACTGGCCTTTGCAGACAATGTTGCCGGATGGCCTGCAAAAGCTTTTGATGCCAAGTTACTGAAAGAGGCTATGTCCGATTCCGTCGGTAAAACTAACGTGCCGGTGTCATCCAAAGTCAAACTGACCGCGCCCACTATTGCTGAAAACGGCGGAGCGGTTCCCGTCACCATTGAAGTTGATTCGCCCATGACGGCGGACGATTACATTGCAGCGGTTTATCTGTTTGTCGATCACAATCCCACCCCTCTGGCCAGTCAGTTCACGTTTACGCCCGCAGCAGGTAAAGCATACATCCAACAACGCATCAAAATGGCAAAAACGGACAATGTCCGGGTCGTTGCCAAAACCAATAAGGGCGTTCTGATGGCCTCTGCTCCCCGGGAAGTCAAAGTCACCATTGGTGGTTGCGGCGGTTAAACCAATATACACCCATTAAAAAGAGGAATTATCCATGGCAGGAAATGTAGGTAACCCAATGATTCGCATGGCGAGCAGCGCCAAAAAAGGGGAAATTGTCGAAATCCGTTCACTGATTATGAATCCCATGACTACGGGTCTGACCAAAGATAAGGCTGGAAAAGTCATTCCGGCCCATTTTATCCAAACCGTCACAGTGACATTTGATGACAAACCTTTACTGGACATTGACTGGAGTACAGCCGTCAGTGCCAATCCCTACCTCGCATTCAAATTGCGGGCCGAAAGTAGCGGAACCCTGAAAATGGTCTGGAAAGACAATACCGGCGGTAACTGGAGTGCCGATTCCAAACTGACAGTAGCCTGATACCTATATCGGGGCGAATGAAATCGCCCCTGCAATAAAAGGAGGAACCCATGAAGCGGTTGCTGATTGCGCTTTCAATCATAGGCCTAGCTGGTGTCAGTGACGCCGCGCAGGCAGTCAACTGGTGGGACCTGGGAAATACCAAGGTCGGACCGGCCGAGACGCTTAAACAATTTCATACCTATTTTAAGGAACAAAATCCCAAAATGCCTTTGGAGAAGTACGCGCTGGGTTCTTATGCATTCAGCCCGGAAATGTACAGTCAATATCAGGAGGCCATTCAGTTTAATCCCGGAGATTTGACTTTATCCCAAGGCAAGGCTTTGTGGACCAAGCCTTTTGCTAACGGCAAGTCTTATGCCAGTTGTTATCCTGATGGTGGTAAGGGTGTGGCGGCGCACTACCCCATGTATGACCCCAAAACCCATGACATAGTAACTATCGGTACCAGTCTGAATGCCTGCCGCAAGGCTAATGGTGAGGCACCGCTTAAATATGGCAGCAGTGATATGGTGGCTTTGCAAACATATCTGACGTCCTTGTCCAATGGCATGCCAATGGATGTTCAGGTGCAGGGTCCGGGGGCCACGCAAGCCTTTGAAGAAGGTAAAGCCTACTTTTTCATGAAACGCGGGCAACTGAATTTTTCCTGTGCTACTTGCCATGTTGCTTATGCCGGGAAATATTTACGCGCACAAATTATTTCTCCAGTACAAGGTCAAAGCGCCCATTTCCCGACTTATCGGGCTGCCTGGTCGGCAGTAAATACTTTGCAAAAGCGGATGCAGGGTTGTGACAAAAAAGTAGGTGCGGTGCCACAACCGCTCGAAAGTGCAGATTACCAGCGGCTGGAATATTTCATGAGTTATCTCAGCAACGGCATCAAGATCAACGTGCCGGGATATCGCCCCTGAACTCAACCCCGGGTAATAAATCCTGAATTTTTACCCGGTACTACTTACTACCAGAAACAATGGGGAATACCATGAATATGAAAAAATCATTACTCGTGCTCGGCTTATGTTGCACGGGATTGACTCTTGGCGGCTGGGCACAGGGTGCCGAGATTTCTTCGACAGTATCCGGAATGCCAGCAATTAATACCGCCAGCCCATTGTACATTGTCAATGTGCAAAAAGGCGTTACTCCGGCCCAGATCAAAATGGGTATTCAGAGCGGTGCCGAGGCTGAAAACATGAATGTAGTGGGCACGCTGGATGTTCAGCAGGGACTCAAGGAAAGGGGTATTAAAAGTAATCAGCCCTATGTCATTTATGAGGTTTGTAATTTGGTACTGGGTGCCAAAATTCTCAAAAGCACACCAGAATTTGGGGCTTTTGCACCCTGTAAAATTGTCATGTATGAACAAAATGGTCAACTCAAACTGATGACCTATTTACCCACCTATGCCCTGAAATATTTCCCGAAAAATCCAGAATCCGCCAAAGTGGCTCAGGAACTGGATCACCAGATTATTACCGTGATGAAGCAAGCCGCTGCTGGCGGGCTTTAATCCGTACCGGAGGATTCAATGAACTTAAGTAGACGTGATTTC harbors:
- the soxZ gene encoding thiosulfate oxidation carrier complex protein SoxZ, with the protein product MAGNVGNPMIRMASSAKKGEIVEIRSLIMNPMTTGLTKDKAGKVIPAHFIQTVTVTFDDKPLLDIDWSTAVSANPYLAFKLRAESSGTLKMVWKDNTGGNWSADSKLTVA
- the soxX gene encoding sulfur oxidation c-type cytochrome SoxX, whose product is MKHRNKQLAQIGLLVTGISCLGFSLNGAAAEAPGNVSSIQAGKAIAFNRAQGNCLACHALPGGTMAGNVGPALPMQGVTFQQMFQTKEKLVAFLGDPEKLFPYANMPEFGKNKVLTQTQLEQVADYLWSLK
- a CDS encoding sigma-54-dependent transcriptional regulator — translated: MQNLILIVEDEKNLRCVLAAVLTAEGFQVLEAENGEQALAIIASNAPDLILTDQRLPGLSGTELLRNIKATHPEIPVIITTAYGEIEQAVEAIKAGAEHYLTKPVDEGELIALIRQTLGRRGRSLPPMRQEPRRHGLIGVSRAIEALLETIDLVAPAPSNVLITGESGTGKELVARALHQASNRADQPFVAFNCGAIPLELVESEIFGYEKGAFTGATRTQAGKLEMAGAGTLFLDEVGDMPLAMQVKLLRALQEREFTRLGTHQPLRMLARIVAATHMDLAKAVAEGRFREDLYYRLNVIPLHIPPLRERRADIAPLVHHFLEQICSVIGSSPTVTISSEALAALEAYEWPGNIRQLENLLERMVVLNRHGHIQRQDLPPDICQQNAGAGGSGTASPFDLPALERQTVLSALEKTRFNQSQAAVLLGISRKQLRTKMKNIGLLGDQDSEEDNLDN
- the soxA gene encoding sulfur oxidation c-type cytochrome SoxA; the encoded protein is MKRLLIALSIIGLAGVSDAAQAVNWWDLGNTKVGPAETLKQFHTYFKEQNPKMPLEKYALGSYAFSPEMYSQYQEAIQFNPGDLTLSQGKALWTKPFANGKSYASCYPDGGKGVAAHYPMYDPKTHDIVTIGTSLNACRKANGEAPLKYGSSDMVALQTYLTSLSNGMPMDVQVQGPGATQAFEEGKAYFFMKRGQLNFSCATCHVAYAGKYLRAQIISPVQGQSAHFPTYRAAWSAVNTLQKRMQGCDKKVGAVPQPLESADYQRLEYFMSYLSNGIKINVPGYRP
- the soxY gene encoding thiosulfate oxidation carrier protein SoxY, whose amino-acid sequence is MSKPIERRQFLGASLATGAVATAAGLGLIKPQLAFADNVAGWPAKAFDAKLLKEAMSDSVGKTNVPVSSKVKLTAPTIAENGGAVPVTIEVDSPMTADDYIAAVYLFVDHNPTPLASQFTFTPAAGKAYIQQRIKMAKTDNVRVVAKTNKGVLMASAPREVKVTIGGCGG
- a CDS encoding DUF302 domain-containing protein — translated: MNMKKSLLVLGLCCTGLTLGGWAQGAEISSTVSGMPAINTASPLYIVNVQKGVTPAQIKMGIQSGAEAENMNVVGTLDVQQGLKERGIKSNQPYVIYEVCNLVLGAKILKSTPEFGAFAPCKIVMYEQNGQLKLMTYLPTYALKYFPKNPESAKVAQELDHQIITVMKQAAAGGL
- a CDS encoding ATP-binding protein; the protein is MTFVLLLVALIYLSISIFLYTSVRNDLTNQVQTELLRLTETLASSAADPLLLKDGGKLGKLADLHNPLVQTVVITNSRNVVVASPDIRQLGQTLPSYLSRANAHQADHFAAPVLAGGNQLGAVYLQGNQKHINRLVNQRLDRTTSRLIVLGLITALLGLLGAYLVSLAMTRPVLRLLDEIESMEDRLGLDKKFTLVRTPQSGDELYRLEWAFRFTEQRLREHLLELRQLHQRQQAMQCMATIGEMSAQVAHEIRNALSSLRGAARYLVRYGQADNQGDFIRIIEEEVQRLYDMTQGFLDFGRPYAAIPVDTQIRHLLERCLSRHRADLETKTIMATLDCPESLHAMLDPSLIEQALSNLILNAIDALPMQDGELHLAAEKSGLAQLDIMVSDNGPGIPPEKRKNIFKPYVTTKTKGSGLGLAVVTKIMMVHDGSVELCETHSGARFILHLPCKLPLSS